One genomic segment of Epinephelus fuscoguttatus linkage group LG19, E.fuscoguttatus.final_Chr_v1 includes these proteins:
- the nmt1a gene encoding glycylpeptide N-tetradecanoyltransferase 1: MADENETAPMPEKEDVEDHGHCSDCENEEHHSEDGDRGLGDDTGAKKKKKKQKKKKKSGATEAAQDPLAKVNSLPADKLQEIQKAIELFSVGQGPAKTMEEATRRSYQFWDTQPVPKLGETVTSHGSIEPDKDNIREEPYSLPQGFSWDTLDLGNPGVLKELYTLLNENYVEDDDNMFRFDYSPEFLLWALRPPGWLPQWHCGVRVNSNQKLVGFISAIPATIRIYDIEKKMVEINFLCVHKKLRSKRVAPVLIREITRRVNLQGIFQAVYTAGVVLPKPVGTCRYWHRSLNPRKLIEVKFSHLSRNMTMQRTMKLYRLPEAPKTSGLRPMTKKDVPVVHRLLREYLSQFNLVPAMNQEEVEHWLLPRENIIDTYLVENDGKVTDFLSFYTLPSTIMNHPVHRSLKAAYSFYNVHTTTPLLDLMSDALILAKSKGFDVFNALDLMENKTFLEKLKFGIGDGNLQYYLYNWKCPSMGSEKVGLVLQ; encoded by the exons ATGGCGGATGAGAATGAGACAGCACCGATGCCGGAGAAAGAAGATGTAGAAGACCACGGACACTGCAGCGACTGTGAAAATGAAGAGCACCACTCTGAAGATGG TGACAGAGGTCTGGGAGACGACACTGGcgccaagaagaagaaaaagaagcagaaaaagaagaagaaatctggTGCCACAGAAGCAGCTCAGGACCCCCTTGCCAAG GTGAATTCGTTGCCAGCTGATAAGCTACAGGAGATCCAAAAGGCCATCGAGCTGTTCTCTGTAGGCCAAGGCCCTGCCAAAACCATGGAGGAGGCAACTCGTCGGAGTTACCAGTTCTGGGACACGCAGCCTGTGCCCAAGCTTG GGGAGACCGTGACATCACATGGCTCCATTGAACCTGACAAAGACAACATTCGCGAGGAGCCCTACAGCCTCCCGCAGGGCTTCAGCTGGGACACCCTCGACTTGGGGAATCCTGGCGTG CTCAAGGAGCTTTACACCCTTCTCAACGAGAATTACGTCGAAGATGATGACAACATGTTCCGATTTGACTACTCCCCCGAGTTCCTGCTCTg GGCCCTGCGGCCTCCTGGCTGGTTGCCCCAGTGGCATTGTGGGGTGAGGGTTAACTCCAACCAGAAGCTGGTCGGCTTCATCAGTGCCATTCCTGCTACCATACGTATCTACGACAT agaaaagaaaatggttGAGATCAATTTCCTCTGCGTCCACAAGAAGCTTCGCTCCAAACGAGTGGCTCCGGTTCTGATCAGAGAAATCACCAGACGGGTCAACCTGCAGGGTATCTTTCAGGCTGTTTACACTGCTGGTGTGGTACTGCCCAAACCTGTGGGCACATGCAG GTACTGGCATCGCTCTTTGAACCCACGCAAACTAATCGAGGTGAAGTTCTCCCACCTGAGCAGGAACATGACTATGCAGCGCACCATGAAGTTGTACCGTCTGCCTGAG GCTCCTAAGACTTCAGGTCTGCGGCCGATGACCAAGAAGGATGTGCCAGTGGTGCATCGCCTCCTCCGTGAGTACCTGAGCCAGTTCAACCTGGTGCCCGCCATGAACCAGGAAGAGGTAGAACACTGGCTGCTGCCCCGAGAGAATATTATCGATACTTACCTGGTGGAG AATGATGGCAAGGTAACGGATTTCCTGAGTTTCTACACACTGCCCTCTACCATTATGAACCACCCTGTGCACCGCAGTCTTAAAGCAGCATACTCCTTCTACAACGTGCACACCACCACCCCCTTGCTCGACCTGATGTCTGATGCCCTCATCCTGGCCAAATCG AAAGGGTTTGACGTCTTCAATGCACTGGATCTAATGGAAAACAAGACTTTCTTGGAGAAGCTTAAGTTCGGCATCGGCGATGGAAATCTACAGTATTATCTGTACAATTGGAAATGTCCCAGCATGGGTTCAGAAAAG GTTGGGTTGGTACTGCAGTGA